The Tolypothrix sp. PCC 7712 region GGGGACTTCCAAAAAATAAACTATCCAATTTACAGAGATAATATTGTCTCTCTCCTTTCTGCTTGTTGAGACACGATTAATTGCGTCTCAGCCCTACCCCCTTGGCAAAAAATCGATAGTATCTTTTTTTAGTTGGAAGTCCCCAGTTGGTGAATTAGAGAAAATTTATGTGCTATATTTATTGAAGGTTCTAAACCCAGAGTAAAGATACTCTGCCTTATTGAGACTAAGACCGCTTAGGCAACAAGGAGGTGATGCCCATGATAGAAAGTAGTAAACGCATGGGTCATCAGGTTGCAGTTAGCCGGCTGTGTGCCGGGGCTGTTCTCTAAAAGTTAGCCTTAGTTCTCTAAGAGATACTAAGTGTAGCTCAAGTAGCTAGGCTGATGCACGGAGTTCCTTCCGGCAGTCTGGTTGCAACCTGAAGACCCGACTAGACCGCTCTGACTTAGATTATCCGATCTAAATCAGAGCGGATAGTTTTTGTAAGTGGGTAATAACAAAAGTATTCATTCAAAGCATAAAATCAGCATCTATGCAATCTTCATAATAGATGTAGTACAAATACTAGTATCACCCTGAAAGCTAAAAAGTAACTAAGTATTACAACAAGAGGAGTTGAATATGGCGCAGCTACTCACTCAGACGGAAATTCAAGAAAAAGTAAGTGGGCTTTTAGGCTGGACTGTTGAAGGAGCTAAATTAAAGACTACGCGCACTTTTAAAGATTTTATTCAAGCAATTGAGTTTGTTAACAAATTAGTGGAACCTTCTGAGTCCGCAGGACATCATCCTGATATAGAGATTTCCTATAACAAGGTGAAAATCCAATTAACCACACATGACTCAGGTGGTTTAACACCGAAAGATTTTCATCTAGCAGAGGTAATTTCCCAAATTAACTGACCTGAAAAAATACTGGAGGCAGAAGCGGAAAAACTAATTTTTATGCATTCTGGTGTACGTAGTTCACACTTACTACTTAAGTAAATAGGAATTTAGTAAATTCTCTAAAGCTACTCCCAGAAGAAATATATTAGGTTAAGGGTGTGACAGTTGTTTAGGCGATCACTGTGATGTTGTCATCTGCCTGAGATGTTTTATAATGATATGCTATGAAGGTGTGTTTTTGCATAAGTTAATTCCATCAATATTTAACATCAAGTTAATCGGTGATTAGCTTCGCAAAAACTAAAATTGTAGTAGTGGCAACTATGCCTCATCGAAAGGCCCTAACGAGATGTCGCATGTTTGAGAATTAGGTGCAACGAAAACAATTATCTATACAAGGTGTGAGGAGAAAAGACAAAATGTCTCATATATTATGGAAATCCCTGGTCGTCAGTCCAGCAGTTTTAGGAGCAACGCTGCTAGTTTCAGCATCAGCAATGGCAGCTCCCAATACTACAACAGAAGTATCTGCAGCTGATAAACAAGCAGCAGTTGAAATCGCTCCCAAGGCAGCAGAAATCATCGCGCAAGCAGCGCCCACCAGCGACGATACCAAAGTTTTAGATCAAGTTAACCGCTACAGCAAAGAAGGTAGCAGTAACTCTCAAGCTCAAGTGACATCGGTTTCACAATTCTCCGATGTGCAACCAACCGACTGGGCTTTCCAAGCATTGCAATCATTGGTTGAGCGCTATGGTTGTATCGCAGGTTATCCAAATGGTACTTATCGCGGTAACCGTGCTTTAACCCGTTATGAATTTGCTGCTGGTTTGAATGCTTGTTTAGACCGCGTTAACGAATTGATTGCCACAGCAACAGCTGATTTGGTAACCAAGCAAGATTTAGCAACCTTACAAAGGTTACAAGAAGAATTTTCTGCAGAACTAGCAACCCTACGCGGTCGCGTTGATTCTTTAGAAGCACGTACTGCTGAATTGGAAGCCAATCAGTTCTCCACTACCACCAAGCTAGTCGGTGAAGCTATTTTTGCTGTGAGCGATGCTTTTGGTGGCAGAACTGGAGATGCTAACAATACTGTATTCCAAGACAGAGTTCGTTTATCATTGGAAACCAGCTTCACTGGTAGAGACAAGTTAACCACCCGTCTAGCTGCTGGTAACGCTTCCGCTTTCTCCTTGAGAGACCAAGCTAATACTATTCTGAATACCCCACTGAATGGTACCAGAGAAGGAACTCAAACCTATCAAGTTGGTAGCACCGGTAATAATGGTGTCAGAATTGATAGATTAACCTACGAAGCTCCCATAGGCCCAGCCCAAGTTTATCTTGCTGCTAGTGGCGGTCGTCATGACCACTATGCTGCTGTTAACAATCCTTATTTCCATGATGGAGATGACGGTGGTAATGGAGCTTTAACTACCTTTGCTTCTGAAAGCCCCATCTATCGGATTGGTGGTGGTGCTGGTATCGCTGTCAATCTGCCTTTTAGCAGTGGTGGTAGTATCTTTAAACCCAGCTCCTTGACCTTAGGTTACTTAGCTTCAGATGCCAATAACCCTGGTAACAATACAGGTTTATTCAATGGTAGTTATGCAGCCTTAGGACAGTTGAACTTTGCAGTTGGCGATCGCTTGGCATTGGCTGCTACCTATGTCCACGGTTATCATGCTGCTGGTACTGCACTGTTTGATTCTGGTGCTGGTCTGAATGGCAACAATGGTCTAACAGGTGGTGTTGTTGGTACTGGTCAAGCCAACTATCTCGGCAACACACTTGTACAAACCGCAGCTAACAGTAACTCTTATGGCGTTTCTGCAGCATTTAGACCCAGTAACAACTTGTCGGTGAGCGGCTTCGTTACTTACCACGATGTTAATGGCGTAGGTGCTGGAGATGACTTTGAGGCTTGGAGCTATGGTGGTGGTATAGCTCTACCTGACTTTGGTAAGAAAGGTAACGTGTTGGGTATTTTCGCAGGTGCTGAACCTTATGCACGTAATCGTGTAACACCTGGTGGATACAGTGGTGGTAATGCACCAATCCACGTTGAAGGTTTCTACAAATATCGCGTGTCTGATAATATCTCCGTTACACCTGGTGTTATCTGGTTGAGAGCTCCTGGACAAAACAATGCCGAAGAAAATGCATTCATCGGTACACTCAGAACCACCTTTACTTTCTAGAAGCTGGCTCCAGGGTAAATAATTAAACCTATAAAATCGAAACTCGATTATCCCCCGCCTTTTGGTGGGGTTTTTTATTTTCGGTAGCAGTGGCACACAAACACCAGTGGGTAACCGGAGTATACTAAGAAAAGTATGAAGTATGAAAAATCTTGATCCTTCATACTTTATTCTTCATTCTTAATTGCTGCTTGTGGAAATATCTTGTAAGTCTGAATACGCAATTCTTGCCTTATTAGAAATGGCAACTCATTATCAAAGTGCTGAACCGATGCAAATTCGACAGATTGCAGCACAACAAAACATACCCGATCGCTATCTGGAACAGTTGTTAGCAACCTTAAGACGTGGAGGTATAATTAAAAGCCAGCGAGGGTCTAAAGGTGGCTATCTCTTAGCAAGAGAACCAAGGAGAATTAGCATCTTTGAGGTTTTAGAATGTTTAGAAGGGTTAGATGTGCGAACCGATCAAGAAGACATCAAGCCTAGAACAGTAGACAGTTTTGTTGTGGAAGAAATCTGGCAAGAAGCTTGTCAGGCGGCAAACTCAGTGTTTCAAAACTACACGCTTCAGGATCTTTGTGAAAAAAGAGATTCTCGGCGGCAGTTGGACATCATGTACTACATTTAGTCAACAATTGAAACTCAGAAGTTAAAAGAAACATCGCTCTTGACTGTTGACCCTTGACCCTGGACTGATAAATTAAGGATTAAAAACTAATTATGCGAATTGCTACTAACATAACAGAACTCGTCGGCCGTACACCTTTAGTGCAGTTGAATCGTATTCCCCAAGCAGAAGGTTGCGTGGCAAGAATTATAGTGAAATTAGAAAGTATGAACCCATCGGCATCAGTAAAAGACCGGATTGGGGTAAGTATGATTATTGCTGCCGAAAAGGAAGGGCTGATTAATCCACAAAAAACAGTATTGGTAGAACCAACTTCTGGGAATACAGGTATCGCTTTAGCAATGGCTGCTGCGGCTAAGGGTTATCGGTTAATTCTGACAATGCCTGATACTATGAGTGGCGAAAGACGGGCAATGTTGCGGGCCTATGGGGCAGAATTAGAACTGACACCAGGAATTGAAGGCATGAGTGGGGCAATTCGCCGGGCGCAGGAAATAGTGAATAAAACACCCCATGCCTATATGTTGCAGCAATTCCGCAATCCTGCAAATGCGAAAATCCACCAAGAAACTACCGCAGCAGAAATCTGGGAAGATACTGACGGAAAGGTAGATATGATTGTCGCTGGAGTAGGCACAGGTGGTACGATCACAGGTGTAGCAGAAATCATCAAAGCACGCAAACCCAGTTTTCAAGCGATCGCAGTTGAACCAAGTAATAGCCCAGTATTATCCGGTGGCAAACCAGGGGCACATAAAATTCAAGGAATTGGTGCTGGTTTTATTCCCCAAGTACTGAAGCTAGAATTGATTGATGAAGTGATTACAGTCACCGATGAAGAAGCGATCGCCTATGGTCGGCGTTTAGCTAGAGAAGAAGGCTTACTCTCTGGCATTTCCAGTGGTGCAGCCTTATGTGCTGCAGTTCGCGTTGCCCAAAGACCAGAAAACGAAGGGCGTTTAATTGTAGTCATTCAGCCAAGTTTTGGAGAAAGGTACTTAACGACACCATTGTTTCAAGATTTGGAGGACAGAGTAGCAGCTAGCATCAGCTAGCTATAAATTGGATTGATGGCCGATTCTAACCACTACGAAATTCTCAAAGTTAGTCCCAATGCTAGCCAGGCGGAGATTAAGCAAGCTTATCGCCGCCTGGTAAAACTATTTCATCCTGATAGCAATCAGAAAACAGCAGATAATGAGCAAATTATCCGCATTAATGCGGCTTATGAAGTTTTAGGCGATCGCCAAACCCGCTTAAACTACGACGAACAACTCAAAAATAGTGCCCAGAAATTAAATAGCCGCCAACAGCGGACAGCATCAGCACAGAAGCATTACCAAGCCACAAGAAAAACCGGAAAAGATGCTGATGAGCAAGTTGAAGAATGGTTGCGCCTAGTTTATCAACCAGTTAAACGTATACTTGCTTACATACTCAATTCTCTAGAAGAGCAAATTGATGAATTAGCGGCAGATCCCTTTGATGACGAATTATTAGAAGAATTTCAAGAGTATTTAGACAGTTGTCGCCAGGATTTCAAGCAAGCACAAACTACCTTTCGTTCTCTACCCAATCCTCCCAGTTTAGCCAGAACTGCGGCCCATCTCTATTACAGTCTCAATCAAGTTGGTGATGGTTTAGAAGAGTTGGCATATTTTCCTATGAACTATGACGATCGCTACTTGCACACAGGACAAGAGATGTTTCGCATAGCGAGGAAATTATTTTACGAAGTGCAAGCTTCTGTGAAGCAATATACGTAAGATCTCTTCTGGAAATGCGATCGCTATATCTCCTAAACATGGCGTAGCGATCGCAATGGCAAAGTATCCATATCAAAAATTCCCAGTCTGGCATTCAGGAATTTAATAGATATAGATATTATTCCCGTCGCTACAGGTAAAGAATTTAGTTTATGCTGGATACAGAGAAAGATTAAGAAATTTTAAATTTTGCTCCCAGTGTACTCATGCAATGTATCGTAAATCGCCGCGCTCAGTTTTCGGCAAGTCATCGCTATTGGTTGCCCGAACTGAGTGAAGCTGAGAACACTCAGCAATTTGGTGCTTGCTCTAGATTTCCAGGACACGGGCATAACTATGTCTTATTTATTTCCCTGATTGGGGAATTAGATGAATATGGCATGGTATTGAACTTGTCTGATGTGAAACAAGTAATCAAGCGGGAAGTTACCAGCCAACTGGACTTTTCCTATCTCAATGATGTGTGGCCAGATTTTCAACAAACTCTACCCACAACTGAGAATATTGCACGGGTTATCTGGCAGAGGCTAGCACCCCACTTGCCTTTAGTCCGCGTACAGTTATTTGAACATCCTGAACTTTGGGCAGATTATATGGGAAACTCAATGGAAGCCTACCTCACTATTAGCACTCACTTTAGCGCCGCCCATCGGCTAGCTCACCCTAATTTAAGTAACGAAGAAAATGCAGAGATTTATGGTAAGTGTGCGCGTACCCACGGACATGGGCATAACTACCATTTAGAAGTCACCGTGAAAGGGGAAATCGATCAACGCACGGGTATGATTGTCGATTTAGGTGCGTTGAATCAGGTGATAGAAGATTATGTGGTAGAACCATTCGATCACACCTTTTTAAATAAAGATATTCCCTACTTTGGTGAAGTTGTACCAACTGCTGAGAACATCGCACTTTACATTAGTAATTTATTGCGATCGCCTGTGCAAAAATTAGGAGCCAAGCTGCACAAAGTGAAGCTGATTGAAAGCCCAAATAACTCTTGTGAAATTTACTGTACTGATGCGGAATCTACTTCTGTGAGTGCAAATGCAAATCAGCCTATGTTAGCGCGGGTTTAATTATCAAAAATTGGTAATTGGTAAGAAATTTTTTCTTTTACCAATTACCAACTCCTCATCTTTAAAAATAACGTCGCTGGGCTGAACGTCGCAAATAAATATAAATTAACCAGGCTATAGTTGCAAAGATTAAATTAATTGCAAACCTCGTCACTGTATACCACAAGATATCAGGGTAAAAAAGCTGTGACCAACTCAGGGGACTGAGCTTTTGAGCTAGGAGAAATAAGGCAAAAATTGCATTACCACCTAACATCAGCGCAAATATCACTAAACCTCTTTGCCAGTAACGATGTTGGCTTGTTCTACCAGAAATCAAATTTATGGGGCGTTTACCTTCCACTCTTCGCAGTAATTGTTCCATTCGCCAAAACATCCACAACAGAAATGGAAATAAGCCATAGTTGAGAATAAGTAATGGCCATGAATAACGCCCCGTATTAGATAAAACATTGACTATGGCATGACAGACCACAGAATTTAGCCAAGCCAAAAACAGCAAATTTCGGTTGTGGCTGAAATGCATCGCCAAAGCATAGCCCCAAGGGGCAGAAAACAAAGCATGAACTGGCGTACCAATAATCCGGTTAAGAATTGATGCTGTGTTATTGAATAGATAAACACAGTTTTCTTGAGCAGTAAATCCGAAAGCAACAGCTATGGTGAAAACAAACACTGTACTAGGGCGCAATCGATACCTGCGTTGCAGATAGTGGCTTGGGGCAATCACTGCTACCAACTTACAACCTTCTTCAATCGGCCCTATTTCCACAAGTTGCCGGAAAGCAATACCAGGAAGCGAGTAGTTCATTTGTCGCCAGTCAATAACCCAGTTGGCTACAGTTTCAAAAACTATTTCTAAGCCGAGGGCAACAAAACCAGAGATTCCCCCCAAGATAAATAACAGCAGCAACTTTAACAGTGGTGGGGGCGTGGAAATACGGCAATAGTAGTAAGAAAGTAGCAGTAATGGTGGAATGACTGCCCACAAGACAAGTAAAAAATCAGCCACGTACCTGAGCAATTACAGTGCGGTGACGAGGGCTATTGCTAGAGATTGTTGGAGCCTGGAAACCTGCTGCCACTAAAGCTTGTTCAATATCTAAGTTGAAATATTCATCTAGATAAGGTTCAGTACTTTTCAGCAGCGTCAAAATGTAAGGTGGCATTTTCACAAAAGCTTCTGCTTTGGGATTCATATCCATAATTGCCAAATGACCACCCGGACGTAGTAAACGCCGCGCCTCTGCAAAAATTTGCTTCGTAGGCGCTTGGGGTAATTCATGGCAAACCAGAAAAATCGAAACTAAATCAAAAGCAGCATCTGGTAATCCGGTGGCTTCGGCTGGTGCATGAACCCAGTTAATTTTTGCTTGACGTTGCTGTGAACGATATTCCGCTACTGCTAAGAAATAGGGAGATAAGTCTAAACCTGTAATCTTAGCTTGGGGATAAAGCGCTTGTAAGGCAAAGGTACTCATACCCACACTACACCCGATATCTAAGATGTCTTGTGGTGGGTTGGGAAGTTGGTTTTTGAGAATATCGTGGTAATTTTGGCGCAGTTGACAATCGCCTCGAGCTTCTGCACCTTGCCAAATTTTAGCGTGAACAGCATAGGCCGCAGGTTCTACCTCAAACGCCGCTTGCCAGCTCATATTTCCAGTTTCGTAGGCATGGAATGAGGTGAGGTAATAGTCAGGGTAAGAAATCTGGGGATTTTCTACTTTCGCTAAATCGGTTGTCCAATCACGTGCTTGAAGTTGCTGTACTTCTTTTGTCCAAGGTACACCCATTTTCTCAGCACGTTTAATCATCATCTGTCTGGCTTGATGCTTGGCTAAGTTGGCTAAAGGCTTGATAGCCAATACACCATTGACCAAGCGGGAAGCTAAACCAGGAGCATTATCTACAGCAGCAGTCATAGATCAATTTACGTTCAATTGCCTTTTTAACTTATGACATACTTGCTGACTGCCAGTCTAGCAACAGATGCAATTGTATAACTGCATTCTGTGACTTTGGAATGCAAAATATAACTTTATCAAATACATGAATCTGCGACTGGTAAGATACCAATATTTACAACAATCAGTTTTATCTACTCCGGCACGTGATGCCATTTTTACAAAACTATAACCAACGTTGAGATAGTATCAACAAAAAATATGGTAAGAGCAAGAAGACGAACCAGCGGTTTTTTAAAGGATTTTCAAGAGTTTGCGCTCAAAGGCAATGTAGTTGATTTAGCGATCGCAGTTATCATTGGTGGAGCTTTTGGTAAAATCGTCACCTCATTTGTTGAGGATGTGGTGATGCCATTAATTAATCCTCTAGTTGCTGTGGCTGGTAAAGATTGGAGAACAATTACTGTTGGCCCAGGAATTGCGATTGGCAAGTTTCTCGGTTCAATAGTTGATTTTGTGATTATTGCTTTGGTTTTGTTTGTAGTAATTCAAGCTTTACAAAAATTCAAGAAAAAAGAAGAAATTGCTGCTGAACCTCCACCAGCAGACCCCAATCTTGTAGCTCAAGAAAGATTAACTGGAGCATTAGATCGGTTGACGCAGACTTTGGAATCTCGTAACCCTCAGTTTTGATTTAACTGTTACCTAAAAACTGGTTAGCAAGAGATGCGTTACGCTGACGCTAACGCATCCTACTGGCGTGGCAAGGCTAAAATGTTGCAATAAAAATCAATTTTATCCGCGTTTATCTGCGTTTATCTGCGGTTAATTTTTTCCAATCTAATGCCTCATTTTAGTCTAGACACGCCACTACTTTAATTTTAAAAATCAAATAATCAAATAGAAGTTCTATTTTGTGTCAAATTATTAGTTAAATTGTTTCTGGATCGATATTTAATTCTCGCAGTTTAGCAGCTAATTTTTCTGCTGTTTCTTCTGGGGTTGGTACTAGCTTGCCTGCGGGGGTAAAAAGTCTTAATAGTCCTTGTTCAATCCCTAAATATAAACCAAGCTGCTGGCTCCATAAATGTCCTTGCTGATTTGGTTCTAGAGGTTGATATTGCCCATCTACTAAATGAAACCCTGCAAATTCTAGTGTGTATGGATCAAACCAAAAATAATCAGGGGTGCGAAAGGTATCTTGATAAATCTTTTTCTTTAATTCTTTGTCTGTATTCGCTGTTGATTCCGAAAGAATTTCGAGAATGAAGTTAGGATATTTACCATCTTCTTCCCACACTACCCAACTTTTGCGGGTTTTGCGTTCGGTATTGAGGACAACAAAAAAATCAGGGCCGCGGAAGCTCTCAGTTTTCAGTTTTTTCCAGCTGTAATAAATAGTAAGATTGCCAGCAGCGTAGAAATCTGTTCTGTCTCGCCACAACCATTCAAGACATTTAAGTAGGAGAATTATTTGCTCTAGATGCAGTTCTGTTTCCAAAGGAGGCTCATCGCTATATAAGTCACCTGGCGGAAAAATAACATCTTCTTGGGTGTCCTGAGTAGCATCTAATTCTTTGGCGAGGGACATGGTTGAGGCTATGGCATTTGCAATTTATGGGTTTATTTTAACGTTAGGGATTGGATCTGGGGACTGGGGACTGGGGATTGGGGACTAGGGATTGGGGATTGGGATGAGGGAGACAAGAGGACAAGAAGATCAGGGGAAATAACAAACACCAAACACCTAATTACCAATTACCAATTACCAATTACCCATTACCCTTTCCCCCTTCCCCTATTTTGCAGCTTTCGGTTTAAGTGCCAATAACATTTCTACTTGACTAGTGGATTGATCTGGACTGGTAGCAGTCACACCCAAACCACGAATAGAAGTGAGAATGGCGTTGGCTTCAGGTGGTAGGGGTTTAGCTGCAGCGAAGCGATTCACCACAGTCATGGTTTTATCCATATCTATGTAAAAGTAGCCGCCATTGGGTTTTTGTAAGGTACCAGTTACAGCTTTAAAGGTGTCGCTACTATCGAGAGATTGGTTTTTCTTAGTTGCGATCGCATCGCCAACTGGGCCACCTATAGCTATAAATACGGTATCTTGATCTAACCAGCCATGAGATAACAAAGCACCTTGTTGTGGTACTTGCCATTCAGTAACGTTTTTACCATCGATAGTTCTTTGAGCAACTGTGACTAGTTGCTTTTTGATCAAGTCATCGAGTTTGCTGAGAGTAGCTTCGGCTGTTTTGCGATCGCTAGTATCAAATAAGAATGCTCCACCAAAACCCACGCTAGCTAAAATACCTTGATTAGCAGGAATCGCACCCAAAGCAAATTCCCCATCCATCCAGCCGAGAACTTCTTTATCTAAGTCCAAGTTGGCGACTGATTTGAGTTGTTGGCGTACCTGTGCCACGGCTTGGTTAAATTCAGGGTAATCTTTGGATTGTTCTATTAAAGTTGTCCAAGTCTTGCTGATCCCTTGTCCACTAATTAAAGCAAAGGTTTCGGCGGGAAATTCTCCTACGATTTTGGCAGCAGTATTTTGATATTGGAATTTGTTGAGTTGGGAATCTAAATTAGCGATCGCTTTGACTCGCAAACCTCCATCATCAACACCCACACCCGCCACCATCGATTTTACTTGCTGCAACTGCTTGAGGGTTTGGGGAGGTAATTGTGTACCTTGGGGATTAGCGGCTGCTAACTGTTGGATCATCCCCGCATAGTCGGGTATATAAATTTGTGCCAGGGTATTTTTGACATCTACACCTTTGCTCAGAATATTGCTAGCACCTTCTTTAGTGGCAAAGGAAGGTTGTCCTTTATAGGTATCAATTGCCTGTTCAATTGTTGGTTTTTCGGGAGATAAAAGTAATTGGCTATTATTTAAAACTACGCTATAGGTTGGTTTGCCTTTATCTGTGGCTTCTGTAATTTTTTCGCCTTTATATTCAATTTCTTGAAATTTAATACCTTTTTGGGCTTTTAATTTATTACCAAAATTTAAAGCGCCGATTTTGTCTTTGATTCCCACTACCAGCAGCATCTTTGGTTCTGCTTGTAACTTGGTAGGTTTATTGGGTGCGCCAGCCGGAGGCGTAAATTGGGCGGGTTTGACTGGATCGGGTGGTAGCACAGCCATCATCACACCACCCACCCAAGGTTTTATGTCGTTTTCATAAGAAATGTTAGTATCTTTTAACAAATCTTGATTGAATGACTCTAAACCTTTGGCAACTAGTTGTTGTGCTTCGGGGGTACCAAACTGCTGTAACTTCGCCCAAGCTTGGGGATCGGTGGTAATGTAAGTTGCCATTAAGGCTGTAGAAGGTACTACCTTGGCGCTGCCTAAAGCACCTGCGCTATCGCCTGCAGGGCCTCCCTTAAAATACATATAGGCAGCTATACCCCCTGTAATCACTACAGCTGCACCAATAGTAGGAATTAAAAACTTTGATTTACTTTCAGGCATTGATTAGATCCTCGTTTCCCCAATTGTTATGGAGGCTAGTAAAAACGTCATTGTAGAGTTTTCGGAATTATTAATAAGTTGTACTAATTTAGCGGTATTTACTGACAAAATTAGTATTACTATACACTAAGGGTTTTAACTTACTCCAAGAATTACTACAACATAATGAGACGCAAATCCGTAAATAGTATGTTGTTTAACTCAAAAAAATAGCTTGGTCAACAGCAGCAAGTTATCCTAAGTTATAGAAATACTTGGGGGTATTTGTGCTTAAGAGGCATCTGTCAAGAAGAGACTCTTGACTGAATACCAAGAAGTACAAGAGATCAACTGACATCAGGGAAAGCATATAAGGGAGAAACAAGGGGAAGATGAAAAATTCGTAATTCTTAATTGATAATTCG contains the following coding sequences:
- a CDS encoding DUF3352 domain-containing protein, encoding MPESKSKFLIPTIGAAVVITGGIAAYMYFKGGPAGDSAGALGSAKVVPSTALMATYITTDPQAWAKLQQFGTPEAQQLVAKGLESFNQDLLKDTNISYENDIKPWVGGVMMAVLPPDPVKPAQFTPPAGAPNKPTKLQAEPKMLLVVGIKDKIGALNFGNKLKAQKGIKFQEIEYKGEKITEATDKGKPTYSVVLNNSQLLLSPEKPTIEQAIDTYKGQPSFATKEGASNILSKGVDVKNTLAQIYIPDYAGMIQQLAAANPQGTQLPPQTLKQLQQVKSMVAGVGVDDGGLRVKAIANLDSQLNKFQYQNTAAKIVGEFPAETFALISGQGISKTWTTLIEQSKDYPEFNQAVAQVRQQLKSVANLDLDKEVLGWMDGEFALGAIPANQGILASVGFGGAFLFDTSDRKTAEATLSKLDDLIKKQLVTVAQRTIDGKNVTEWQVPQQGALLSHGWLDQDTVFIAIGGPVGDAIATKKNQSLDSSDTFKAVTGTLQKPNGGYFYIDMDKTMTVVNRFAAAKPLPPEANAILTSIRGLGVTATSPDQSTSQVEMLLALKPKAAK